The following proteins are co-located in the Polymorphospora rubra genome:
- a CDS encoding zinc-dependent metalloprotease, which translates to MPDIPFGFALPGGQPPDPNDPQQMQQFMAQLQQLLATPGSGPVNWDLARQVAASQLAAAGDPAVNVYERHSVEEALRLADLWLEPACDLPSGIKKSVAWNRNEWIYKTLDVWQKLCDPVAGRMVGAMGDLVPPEARAQLGPMQSMVAALGGALFGGQLGQALGSLAAEVLSAGDIGLPLGPAGTAALIPANIKAYGEGLELPEDEVRLYVALREAAHQRLFGHVPWLRGHVLTAVEAYASGITVDREAIEEAMTRVDPMNPESMQAIALEGIFTPEDTPAQKAALARLETALALVEGWVCHVVDSAAGERLPNVVRLGEAFRRRRAAGGPAEQTFVALVGLELRPRRLREAAALWAALTEHRGISGRDALWGHPDLLPSGDDFADPDTYARTQLDLGDLDDFDFGPDTDLGGDKPDQR; encoded by the coding sequence GTGCCTGATATTCCGTTCGGCTTCGCGCTCCCGGGTGGCCAGCCGCCCGACCCCAACGACCCGCAGCAGATGCAGCAGTTCATGGCCCAGTTGCAGCAGTTGCTCGCGACGCCCGGCAGCGGGCCCGTCAACTGGGACCTCGCGCGCCAGGTAGCGGCAAGTCAGCTCGCCGCGGCCGGCGATCCGGCGGTGAACGTCTACGAGCGGCACTCCGTCGAGGAGGCGCTGCGCCTCGCCGACCTGTGGCTCGAACCCGCCTGCGACCTGCCCTCCGGCATCAAGAAGTCGGTGGCGTGGAACCGCAACGAGTGGATCTACAAGACGCTCGACGTGTGGCAGAAGCTCTGCGACCCGGTCGCCGGCCGCATGGTCGGCGCGATGGGCGACCTGGTGCCGCCGGAGGCCCGCGCCCAGCTCGGACCGATGCAGTCGATGGTCGCCGCGCTCGGCGGCGCGCTCTTCGGCGGCCAGCTCGGCCAGGCGCTCGGCTCACTGGCCGCGGAGGTGCTGTCGGCCGGCGACATCGGCCTGCCGCTCGGCCCGGCCGGCACCGCCGCGCTCATCCCGGCCAACATCAAGGCCTACGGCGAGGGCCTGGAGCTGCCCGAGGACGAGGTACGGCTCTACGTGGCCCTGCGCGAGGCGGCGCACCAGCGGCTCTTCGGTCACGTGCCGTGGCTGCGCGGGCACGTGCTGACGGCGGTCGAGGCGTACGCGTCCGGGATCACCGTCGACCGCGAGGCGATCGAGGAGGCGATGACCCGGGTCGACCCGATGAACCCGGAGTCGATGCAGGCGATCGCGCTCGAAGGCATCTTCACGCCTGAGGACACGCCCGCCCAGAAGGCCGCCCTGGCCCGGCTGGAGACCGCGCTGGCGCTGGTCGAGGGCTGGGTGTGCCACGTCGTCGACAGCGCGGCGGGCGAGCGGCTGCCGAACGTCGTACGCCTCGGCGAGGCCTTCCGACGGCGGCGGGCGGCGGGCGGACCGGCCGAGCAGACGTTCGTGGCGTTGGTCGGGCTGGAGCTGCGCCCGCGCCGGCTGCGCGAGGCGGCCGCGCTGTGGGCGGCACTGACCGAGCACCGGGGCATCTCCGGCCGGGACGCCCTGTGGGGGCACCCCGACCTGCTGCCGTCCGGTGACGACTTCGCCGATCCGGACACGTACGCCCGCACCCAGCTCGACCTCGGCGACCTCGACGACTTCGACTTCGGCCCGGACACCGATCTCGGGGGCGACAAGCCGGACCAGCGCTGA
- a CDS encoding YlbL family protein, translating to MRRRGVTVLIGALFTALLSIGVLAAPIPYVVLGPGPTVDTLGTEDDKEVIQISGTQTSSSEGQLRLTTVGVQPDVKLLAAIMGWFSDDEAVVPRELIYPPNETREQVDQRNAEDFAASQTSAETAALRKLGYPVQVVVKVVTAGGPAEGALQVGDVITSVDGQPVTTATGLTELIRAEPAGSTLTIGYTRGGAPATVPLTTRAESGQPPRIGVEIGQEQPHPFELKIDLDEIGGPSAGLMFALGIIDKIDPEDLTGGRIIAGTGTIDDEGNVGAIGGIPQKLVGAKAAGASVFLVPADNCEEAVRNAQPDLPLLKVGNLDEALAALEAVRAGREAPRC from the coding sequence ATGAGACGTCGCGGTGTCACGGTTCTGATCGGTGCGCTGTTCACCGCGTTACTCAGCATCGGCGTGCTCGCCGCGCCGATTCCGTACGTCGTTCTCGGTCCGGGGCCGACCGTCGACACGCTGGGTACCGAGGACGACAAGGAGGTCATCCAGATCTCCGGCACGCAGACGTCATCGTCGGAGGGGCAGCTCCGGCTGACGACGGTCGGGGTGCAGCCCGACGTCAAACTCCTCGCGGCGATCATGGGCTGGTTCTCCGACGACGAGGCGGTCGTACCCCGCGAGCTGATCTACCCGCCGAACGAGACCAGGGAACAGGTCGACCAGCGCAACGCCGAGGACTTCGCCGCCTCGCAGACGAGCGCGGAGACCGCGGCACTGCGCAAGCTGGGCTACCCGGTGCAGGTGGTGGTCAAGGTGGTGACCGCGGGTGGTCCGGCCGAGGGCGCGCTCCAGGTCGGCGACGTCATCACCTCGGTCGACGGGCAGCCGGTGACGACCGCGACCGGGCTGACGGAGCTGATCCGGGCCGAGCCGGCCGGCAGCACACTGACCATCGGCTACACGCGCGGCGGCGCCCCGGCGACCGTGCCGCTGACCACCCGGGCGGAGAGCGGCCAACCGCCCCGCATCGGCGTGGAGATCGGCCAGGAACAGCCGCACCCGTTCGAGTTGAAGATCGATCTGGACGAGATCGGCGGTCCGAGCGCCGGCCTGATGTTCGCCCTCGGCATCATCGACAAGATCGATCCCGAGGACCTGACCGGCGGGCGGATCATCGCCGGCACCGGCACCATCGACGACGAGGGCAACGTCGGCGCGATCGGCGGCATCCCGCAGAAGCTCGTCGGTGCCAAGGCGGCCGGCGCCAGCGTCTTCCTCGTACCCGCCGACAACTGCGAGGAAGCCGTCCGCAACGCCCAGCCCGACCTGCCGCTGTTGAAGGTCGGAAACCTCGACGAGGCCCTCGCCGCGCTGGAGGCGGTACGGGCCGGACGGGAGGCTCCCAGGTGCTGA
- a CDS encoding UPF0182 family protein: MRSSPMPRMSRRGRVTVSVLIGVFLLFTLLGWGVQAWTDWLWFDEVDYTQVFTGVLTTRILLFLAIGLAMAVVIGGNLWLAYRLRPLLRPHSPEQATLDRYRMLLTPRIGTWIAVLSIVVGLFAGLSAQSRWSEWLLFRNSQEFGVTDPEFNADIGFYIFEFPFWRYLIGVGFTAVVLSVIGALAVHYIFGGVRLQGVGDRMTNGARAHLTTLVAVFVLLKAVAYVLDRRALLLEYNEEAKIYGAGYADINALLPAKEILAYISIVVAIAIIVFSNAVMRNLVWPGVSLALLGISAVAIGGIYPWAVQTFEVNPSLRDKESEYIGRSIEATRQAFGLAAATTTPYGANNLTPPESLATDTNVVPNIRLLDPQLVSETYTQLQQVRGFYDFGPKLDIDRYNVNGRTQDYVVGVREINYRGLSEQQSNWINRHTVFTHGYGLVGAPANQVVCGGQPFFVSGFLGDQAQEQCSSSTEQIPAQQPRIYYGEQMDATDYAIVGQVTEGRNVEFDRPTSGGGEDYYTYTGEGGVEIGSFARKLLYSIKEQETNFLLSDAVNENSKLLYVRNPRDRVEKVAPFLTVDGDPYPALIDGRIQWIVDGYTTAATYPYAERINLQTETADELTGLGTFQLARENVNYIRNSVKATVDAYDGTVRLYEFDEADPVLKAWNKAFGGDLVTPKSEIPAELNQHFRYPADLFKVQRNLLAKFHVTDPSEFFSGQDFWEVPNVPDAPDSNKKQPPYYLYTQFPGQEGPRFQLTSAVTPAGRQNLAALISGSYVDGKPQLAMWELPDQTAVSGPVQVHQRMTNNATIRQQLNLLSSNQAQVQYGNLLSLPFGNGMLYVEPVYVKSNQQNAYPLLQRVLLSYGDGGSYVVLANNIKEGIEQLIEQGRQAQAGNGQPPPPTGEQPPTGNEPPPMTGPLAEAAAQVQTAIAEVKAAQTSGDFERYGRALAALDQAMTAFQQAQQAAGGGTPATPPPASPSPEASEPSPTPTG; the protein is encoded by the coding sequence ATGCGTAGCAGTCCCATGCCCAGAATGAGCCGACGCGGGCGGGTGACCGTCAGCGTGCTGATCGGCGTATTCCTGCTCTTCACCCTGCTCGGGTGGGGCGTGCAGGCCTGGACCGACTGGCTCTGGTTCGACGAGGTCGACTACACGCAGGTCTTCACCGGCGTCCTGACCACCCGCATCCTGCTCTTCCTGGCGATCGGCCTGGCGATGGCCGTGGTCATCGGCGGCAACCTGTGGCTCGCCTACCGCCTCCGGCCGCTGCTGCGCCCACATTCGCCGGAGCAGGCCACCCTGGACCGCTACCGGATGCTGCTCACCCCGCGGATCGGCACCTGGATCGCGGTCCTCTCGATCGTCGTCGGCCTCTTCGCCGGCCTGTCGGCACAGAGCCGGTGGAGCGAGTGGCTGCTCTTCCGCAACTCGCAGGAGTTCGGCGTCACCGACCCCGAGTTCAACGCCGACATCGGCTTCTACATCTTCGAGTTCCCGTTCTGGCGCTATCTGATCGGTGTCGGCTTCACCGCCGTGGTGCTGTCGGTGATCGGCGCGCTCGCCGTGCACTACATCTTCGGCGGGGTGCGGCTCCAGGGCGTCGGCGACCGGATGACCAACGGCGCGCGGGCCCACCTGACCACCCTGGTTGCCGTCTTCGTGCTGCTCAAGGCCGTGGCGTACGTGCTCGACCGGCGCGCCTTGCTGCTGGAGTACAACGAGGAAGCGAAGATCTACGGCGCCGGGTACGCCGACATCAACGCGCTGCTGCCGGCCAAGGAGATCCTGGCCTACATCTCGATCGTGGTCGCCATCGCGATCATCGTCTTCTCCAACGCGGTGATGCGGAACCTCGTCTGGCCCGGCGTCTCGCTCGCCCTGCTGGGCATCTCGGCGGTGGCGATCGGCGGCATCTACCCGTGGGCCGTGCAGACCTTCGAGGTCAACCCGAGCCTTCGGGACAAGGAGTCGGAATACATCGGGCGCAGTATCGAGGCCACCCGGCAGGCGTTCGGGCTGGCCGCCGCCACGACCACACCGTACGGGGCCAACAACCTGACGCCGCCCGAGTCGCTGGCCACCGACACCAACGTGGTCCCGAACATCCGGCTGCTCGACCCGCAACTGGTCTCCGAGACCTACACCCAGTTGCAGCAGGTTCGTGGCTTCTACGACTTCGGTCCGAAGCTCGACATCGACCGCTACAACGTGAACGGCCGGACCCAGGACTATGTCGTCGGTGTTCGCGAGATCAACTACCGCGGCCTGAGCGAGCAGCAGAGTAACTGGATCAACCGGCACACCGTCTTCACCCACGGCTACGGCCTGGTGGGCGCGCCGGCCAACCAGGTGGTCTGCGGCGGGCAGCCGTTCTTCGTCTCCGGCTTCCTCGGCGACCAGGCCCAGGAACAGTGCTCCTCGTCGACCGAGCAGATCCCGGCGCAGCAGCCGCGGATCTACTACGGCGAGCAGATGGACGCCACCGACTACGCGATCGTCGGCCAGGTAACCGAGGGCCGCAACGTCGAGTTCGACCGGCCGACCAGCGGCGGCGGCGAGGACTACTACACCTACACCGGTGAGGGCGGCGTCGAGATCGGCTCGTTCGCCCGCAAGCTGCTCTACTCGATCAAGGAGCAGGAGACGAACTTCCTGCTCTCCGACGCGGTCAACGAGAACTCCAAGCTGCTGTACGTCCGCAACCCGCGCGACCGGGTGGAGAAGGTGGCGCCGTTCCTGACCGTGGACGGCGACCCGTACCCGGCCCTGATCGACGGCCGGATCCAGTGGATTGTCGACGGCTACACCACCGCCGCGACCTACCCGTACGCCGAGCGGATCAACCTGCAGACCGAGACCGCCGACGAACTGACCGGCCTGGGCACCTTCCAGCTCGCCCGGGAGAACGTCAACTACATCCGCAACTCGGTCAAGGCCACCGTCGACGCGTACGACGGCACGGTCCGGCTCTACGAGTTCGACGAGGCCGACCCGGTGCTGAAGGCGTGGAACAAGGCGTTCGGCGGCGATCTGGTCACCCCGAAGTCGGAGATCCCGGCCGAGCTGAACCAGCACTTCCGCTATCCCGCCGACCTGTTCAAGGTGCAGCGCAACCTGCTGGCGAAGTTCCACGTCACCGACCCGTCGGAGTTCTTCTCCGGGCAGGACTTCTGGGAGGTGCCGAACGTCCCGGACGCGCCGGACAGCAACAAGAAGCAGCCGCCGTACTACCTGTACACCCAGTTCCCGGGGCAGGAGGGGCCGCGCTTCCAGCTCACCTCGGCGGTGACCCCGGCCGGCCGGCAGAACCTCGCCGCGCTGATCTCGGGCTCCTACGTGGACGGCAAGCCGCAGTTGGCGATGTGGGAACTGCCCGACCAGACGGCGGTCTCCGGCCCGGTGCAGGTGCACCAGCGGATGACCAACAACGCCACGATCCGGCAGCAGCTCAACCTGCTGTCGTCCAACCAGGCCCAGGTGCAGTACGGCAATCTGCTGTCGCTGCCGTTCGGCAACGGCATGCTCTACGTCGAGCCGGTCTACGTGAAGAGCAACCAGCAGAACGCATACCCGCTGCTGCAGCGGGTGCTGCTTTCGTACGGCGACGGCGGCTCGTACGTCGTGCTGGCCAACAACATCAAGGAAGGCATCGAGCAACTCATCGAGCAGGGCCGCCAGGCTCAGGCAGGCAACGGCCAGCCGCCACCGCCGACGGGCGAGCAGCCACCGACCGGCAACGAACCGCCGCCGATGACCGGTCCGCTCGCCGAGGCGGCCGCCCAGGTGCAGACCGCCATCGCCGAGGTCAAGGCCGCCCAGACGTCCGGCGACTTCGAGCGGTACGGTCGCGCCCTGGCCGCGCTCGACCAGGCCATGACGGCGTTCCAGCAGGCGCAGCAGGCGGCCGGCGGCGGCACCCCGGCCACTCCGCCACCGGCGTCCCCGTCACCGGAGGCATCGGAACCGTCGCCGACGCCGACCGGATAA
- a CDS encoding class I SAM-dependent methyltransferase produces the protein MSESVADVVARGYDRVAQAYAGLEDGVEWPRLRRLRELLARLPDGSRILDLGCGNGMPATAEIAKRHVAVGVDVSPRQIELARQNVPDATLSVGDVLELRYEPGSFDAIVAFYTFDHIPRERLPEMLGLMRGWLADGGWTLFTVEEEEQTDTVAKWLGEPMFFSSYDAATSRRLVADAGFDIVGAEVEEQLEGGHPVSYVWILARKPEEGQ, from the coding sequence ATGAGTGAGTCGGTAGCCGACGTGGTGGCCCGGGGATACGACCGGGTGGCGCAGGCGTACGCCGGGCTCGAGGACGGTGTCGAGTGGCCCCGGCTGCGCCGGCTGCGGGAACTGCTGGCCCGGCTGCCCGACGGGTCCCGCATCCTCGACCTCGGCTGCGGCAACGGGATGCCGGCCACGGCCGAGATCGCGAAACGGCACGTGGCGGTCGGCGTCGACGTGTCACCGCGGCAGATCGAGCTGGCCCGGCAGAACGTCCCGGACGCGACGCTGTCCGTCGGCGACGTGCTGGAGTTGCGGTACGAGCCCGGTTCGTTCGACGCGATCGTGGCCTTCTACACCTTCGACCACATCCCGCGGGAGCGCCTGCCGGAGATGCTCGGCCTGATGCGTGGCTGGCTCGCCGACGGCGGCTGGACGCTGTTCACGGTCGAGGAGGAGGAGCAGACCGACACGGTCGCGAAGTGGCTGGGCGAGCCGATGTTCTTCAGCTCGTACGATGCGGCGACCAGCCGTCGCCTGGTCGCCGACGCCGGGTTCGACATCGTCGGCGCGGAGGTCGAGGAGCAGTTGGAGGGCGGCCACCCGGTCAGCTACGTCTGGATCCTGGCCCGTAAGCCCGAGGAGGGGCAGTGA
- a CDS encoding SAM-dependent methyltransferase, translated as MRNPDEWDRAYAAAGLAFDVDPHPELAKAVGDLPPGRAVEFGCGEGRPAIWLATRGWRVTAVDFSPVAVDRGRQVADRHGVEVDWQVADVRAYEPAGPIDLAVVLYLHIGSAEIATVLRRAAAALAPGGILFVLGWDRSNAVAGTGGRAPPTCSTTPRK; from the coding sequence GTGAGGAACCCCGACGAGTGGGACCGGGCGTACGCGGCGGCCGGCCTGGCGTTCGACGTGGATCCACATCCCGAGCTGGCGAAGGCGGTCGGTGACCTGCCGCCCGGGCGGGCCGTGGAGTTCGGCTGCGGGGAGGGCCGGCCGGCGATCTGGTTGGCCACCCGGGGCTGGCGGGTCACCGCCGTCGACTTCTCGCCGGTGGCCGTCGACCGGGGCCGGCAGGTGGCGGACCGGCACGGGGTCGAGGTCGACTGGCAGGTCGCCGACGTGCGGGCGTACGAGCCGGCCGGCCCGATCGACCTTGCCGTGGTGCTGTACCTGCACATCGGCAGCGCGGAGATCGCGACGGTGCTACGGCGGGCCGCGGCCGCGCTCGCGCCGGGCGGCATCCTGTTCGTGCTCGGGTGGGACCGGAGCAACGCCGTCGCGGGGACCGGGGGCCGCGCCCCGCCGACCTGCTCTACGACGCCGCGGAAATGA
- a CDS encoding thiolase family protein, with the protein MSEAFLVGGIRTPIGRYAGMLAGVRPDDLAALVVGAAVERAGVDPAAVDEVILGAANQAGEDNRNVARMAVLLAGLPDTVPAYTVNRLCASGLTAVANAAQAVRTGDADIVVAGGVESMTRAPWVTEKPATAWAKPGATFDTALGWRLVNPRMTALDGGRATISMGETAEEVAKLDGVSRAASDAYALRSQERAAAAVAAGRFTAEIVPVPTRTGPVDTDECPRQTSLERLAGLKPVFRADGIVTAGSSSPLSDGAAAIVVASADAVRRYGLTPRARVLTGTSAGVPPHLMGLGPVPATEKALARTGLSIGDVDAVELNEAFAAQVLACAGRLGIDDERLNADGGAIALGHPLGSSGTRLVVTLLGRLERAGGRRGLATMCVGVGQGAALLVERL; encoded by the coding sequence ATGTCAGAGGCTTTCCTCGTCGGCGGGATCCGTACCCCGATCGGCCGGTACGCCGGCATGCTCGCCGGCGTCCGACCGGACGACCTCGCCGCCCTGGTCGTCGGTGCCGCCGTCGAGCGGGCCGGGGTCGATCCGGCCGCGGTCGACGAGGTGATCCTCGGCGCGGCCAACCAGGCCGGTGAGGACAACCGCAACGTGGCCCGGATGGCGGTGCTGCTGGCCGGCCTGCCGGACACCGTTCCGGCGTACACGGTGAACCGGCTGTGCGCGAGCGGGCTGACCGCGGTCGCCAACGCCGCGCAGGCGGTCCGGACCGGTGACGCGGACATCGTCGTCGCCGGTGGCGTCGAGTCGATGACCAGGGCGCCCTGGGTGACCGAGAAGCCGGCGACCGCCTGGGCGAAGCCGGGCGCCACCTTCGACACCGCGCTCGGCTGGCGCCTGGTCAATCCGAGGATGACCGCGCTCGACGGCGGCCGGGCCACCATCTCCATGGGCGAGACCGCCGAGGAGGTCGCGAAGCTCGACGGCGTCAGCCGGGCGGCCAGCGACGCGTACGCGCTGCGTAGCCAGGAGCGGGCGGCGGCGGCCGTCGCCGCCGGCCGGTTCACCGCCGAGATCGTGCCGGTCCCGACCCGTACCGGCCCCGTCGACACCGACGAGTGCCCGCGGCAGACCTCCCTGGAGCGGCTGGCCGGACTCAAGCCGGTGTTCCGGGCGGACGGCATCGTCACCGCCGGTTCGTCCAGCCCGCTGTCCGACGGCGCCGCGGCCATCGTGGTCGCCAGCGCCGACGCCGTACGCCGGTACGGCCTGACTCCCCGCGCCCGGGTCCTGACGGGTACGTCCGCCGGCGTACCGCCGCATCTGATGGGCCTGGGGCCGGTGCCCGCGACCGAGAAGGCACTGGCCCGGACCGGACTGTCCATTGGCGACGTCGACGCGGTCGAACTCAACGAGGCGTTCGCCGCCCAGGTGCTGGCCTGCGCCGGCCGGCTCGGCATCGACGACGAGCGGCTCAACGCCGACGGCGGGGCGATCGCACTCGGCCATCCGCTGGGCAGTTCCGGCACCCGGCTGGTGGTCACCCTGCTCGGCCGGCTGGAGCGCGCCGGTGGCCGACGCGGCCTGGCGACGATGTGCGTCGGCGTCGGTCAGGGCGCCGCCCTGCTGGTCGAGCGGTTGTAG
- a CDS encoding DUF695 domain-containing protein: protein MLLSHRRKDTGPAIAEFWRWWPQGRPSVEAAISDGDWSPALVAEIAGRVNAIHKGLEWEFSRGNRSSHLLVVSAAGDARLRSIAERWRRAAPPPDRHWEFQSTRQPDPGALTAALTVDGFEVKLPDLAYGFTVDSSRHEVDIVVYHPMFAQMPVRERVRVVFLALDWLLGEVAAELWIGTVETVVEPTPDMRGGDALAATVAQVAAQVDDQTWELRELRDGRRAGIASLRHPLKPVRWPHLDTYLRVEAGFPGVGDSGMPDDTALADLRALEARLTATLGVDAVLVAHETRGGRRIFHCYAEDGRPVEAAATAVVRGWTRGRTRVRCRPDPGWDGIRHLG from the coding sequence ATGCTGTTATCCCACCGCCGGAAAGACACCGGTCCGGCCATCGCCGAATTCTGGCGGTGGTGGCCGCAGGGCCGCCCGAGTGTGGAAGCCGCCATCTCCGACGGCGACTGGTCACCGGCGCTCGTCGCCGAGATCGCCGGCCGGGTCAACGCCATCCACAAAGGTCTGGAATGGGAGTTCTCGCGCGGTAACCGGTCGAGTCATCTGCTCGTGGTCTCCGCCGCCGGCGACGCCCGGCTGCGGTCGATCGCCGAGCGGTGGCGCCGGGCCGCCCCACCCCCGGACCGGCACTGGGAGTTCCAGTCCACCCGCCAGCCCGATCCGGGCGCGCTGACCGCCGCACTCACCGTCGACGGCTTCGAGGTCAAGCTGCCCGACCTGGCCTACGGCTTCACGGTCGACAGCAGCCGCCACGAGGTCGACATCGTGGTCTACCACCCGATGTTCGCGCAGATGCCGGTCCGGGAACGGGTCCGGGTCGTGTTCCTGGCGCTGGACTGGCTGCTCGGCGAGGTCGCCGCCGAGTTGTGGATCGGCACCGTCGAGACCGTCGTCGAGCCGACTCCCGACATGCGCGGCGGGGACGCGTTGGCGGCGACGGTGGCGCAGGTGGCCGCCCAGGTCGACGACCAGACCTGGGAGTTGCGGGAGCTGCGGGACGGTCGGCGGGCCGGCATCGCCTCGCTGCGCCATCCGCTCAAGCCGGTCCGGTGGCCGCACCTGGACACCTATCTGCGGGTCGAGGCGGGCTTCCCGGGTGTCGGTGACAGCGGGATGCCCGACGACACCGCCCTGGCCGACCTGCGTGCCCTGGAGGCCCGGCTGACGGCGACGCTCGGCGTGGACGCCGTACTCGTCGCGCACGAGACCCGCGGCGGGCGGCGGATCTTCCACTGCTACGCCGAGGACGGCCGTCCCGTCGAGGCGGCCGCGACGGCGGTGGTCCGGGGCTGGACCCGGGGCCGGACCCGGGTCCGCTGCCGGCCCGATCCCGGCTGGGACGGCATTCGCCACCTCGGCTGA
- a CDS encoding ABC transporter substrate-binding protein, whose product MSPLLALVLFTAVGLTGCTDDRTVDGDGRIELSVFWWGGERRAELTEQALRLYSSRHPEVTFRVTWQGETGYYERLATQAAAGNVADLFQIDDDYLTEYVDSRIVLDLTAYAASGALDLSQFPRGLAQYGQVGGRTVAVAAAANTPGMVYNRSLLNRLGLAEPRIGMTYDELIRWASQVTRESGGQTAGTMDASADYRALWLWLRTQGKELYQGREIGFTESDVTRWFELWQSARASRATPSAAVIQQANGGEPARQLVVTRQAATSFAWSNELTELQRYTKDDLAVVAYPGDPKGQWTQASMYWAAFRGTRHADTVVDVINFLVNDPEAGAILGTERGLSPNARIREAVNATLVDEKMKRTVAFEARMAEHFGPAPAPPPKGHARIRALLVTHAESVQFGRATPRAAAYDFVAEARAALAT is encoded by the coding sequence ATGTCCCCCCTGCTGGCACTCGTCCTGTTCACCGCCGTCGGCCTCACCGGGTGCACCGACGACCGTACGGTCGACGGCGACGGCCGCATCGAGCTGTCCGTCTTCTGGTGGGGCGGGGAACGCCGTGCCGAGCTGACCGAGCAGGCCCTGCGGCTCTACTCGTCGAGGCATCCGGAGGTCACGTTCCGGGTGACCTGGCAGGGCGAGACCGGCTACTACGAGCGCCTCGCCACCCAGGCCGCCGCCGGCAACGTCGCCGACCTGTTCCAGATCGACGACGACTACCTGACCGAGTACGTCGACAGCCGCATCGTGCTGGACCTGACCGCGTACGCCGCCTCCGGGGCGCTCGACCTCAGCCAGTTCCCCCGCGGTCTGGCCCAGTACGGGCAGGTCGGCGGGCGTACCGTCGCGGTGGCCGCCGCCGCGAACACCCCGGGCATGGTCTACAACCGGTCGCTGCTGAACCGGCTCGGGTTGGCGGAGCCCCGCATCGGCATGACGTACGACGAACTGATCCGGTGGGCCTCGCAGGTGACCCGCGAAAGCGGCGGGCAGACGGCCGGGACGATGGACGCCTCGGCCGACTACCGGGCGCTGTGGCTCTGGTTGCGGACCCAGGGCAAGGAGCTCTACCAGGGCCGCGAGATCGGCTTCACGGAGTCCGACGTGACCCGCTGGTTCGAGCTGTGGCAGAGCGCGCGGGCGTCCCGGGCCACCCCGTCGGCCGCCGTGATCCAACAGGCAAACGGCGGTGAGCCGGCCCGACAACTGGTCGTCACCCGCCAGGCCGCCACCTCGTTCGCATGGTCGAACGAGCTGACCGAGCTGCAGCGGTACACAAAGGACGATCTCGCGGTGGTCGCCTACCCCGGCGATCCGAAGGGGCAGTGGACGCAGGCGTCGATGTACTGGGCGGCGTTCCGGGGCACCCGGCACGCCGACACCGTGGTCGACGTGATCAACTTTCTGGTCAACGATCCGGAGGCCGGTGCCATCCTCGGCACCGAGCGTGGGCTGAGCCCGAACGCCCGGATCCGGGAGGCGGTGAACGCGACGCTGGTCGACGAGAAGATGAAGCGCACGGTGGCGTTCGAGGCCCGGATGGCCGAGCACTTCGGCCCCGCCCCGGCACCCCCGCCCAAGGGGCACGCCCGGATCAGGGCGCTGCTGGTCACCCATGCCGAGAGCGTGCAGTTCGGCCGGGCCACCCCGCGCGCGGCGGCCTACGACTTCGTCGCCGAGGCCCGCGCCGCGCTCGCGACCTGA
- a CDS encoding phosphoribosylaminoimidazolesuccinocarboxamide synthase: MKLLHSGKVRDVYADGDDLILVASDRVSVYDVVLPTPIPDKGRLLTQLSLWWFEQLADLVPNHVVSATDVPERFAGRAIRCRRLEMVPVECIARGYLTGLGLKEYEKNGSVSGLELGPGLVEASKLPEPVFTPTTKAPVGEHDEFMTYAEVVDKVGADTAERLRDITVRVYRRGAELAAERGIIVADTKIELGWAPDGTLVLGDEVLTSDSSRFWPADSYRPGRPQFSFDKQYLRDWAAGTGWDKQAPAPEVPAEVVEMTRARYVEVYERLTGRTW; the protein is encoded by the coding sequence GTGAAGCTGCTGCACTCGGGCAAGGTCCGCGACGTCTACGCCGATGGCGACGATCTCATCCTGGTCGCGTCCGACCGGGTCTCGGTCTACGACGTCGTGCTGCCGACCCCGATCCCGGACAAGGGCAGGTTGCTGACCCAGCTCTCGCTGTGGTGGTTCGAGCAACTCGCCGATCTGGTGCCCAACCACGTCGTCTCCGCCACCGACGTACCGGAGCGGTTCGCCGGCCGGGCGATCCGCTGCCGCCGGCTGGAGATGGTCCCGGTGGAGTGCATCGCGCGCGGCTACCTGACCGGACTCGGCCTGAAGGAGTACGAGAAGAACGGGTCGGTCTCCGGGCTCGAGCTCGGTCCCGGCCTGGTCGAGGCGTCGAAGCTGCCCGAGCCGGTCTTCACCCCGACGACCAAGGCCCCGGTCGGCGAGCACGACGAGTTCATGACGTACGCCGAGGTCGTCGACAAGGTCGGCGCGGACACGGCGGAGCGGTTGCGGGACATCACCGTACGGGTCTATCGGCGGGGCGCCGAACTGGCGGCCGAGCGGGGCATCATCGTCGCCGACACCAAGATCGAACTGGGGTGGGCGCCGGACGGCACGCTGGTGCTCGGCGACGAGGTGCTCACCTCGGACTCGTCGCGGTTCTGGCCGGCGGACTCGTACCGGCCGGGCCGCCCACAGTTCTCGTTCGACAAGCAGTACCTGCGGGACTGGGCCGCCGGCACCGGTTGGGACAAGCAGGCGCCCGCTCCGGAGGTGCCGGCCGAGGTGGTCGAGATGACGCGGGCCCGCTACGTCGAGGTCTACGAACGCCTCACCGGTCGCACCTGGTGA